From Cellulophaga lytica DSM 7489, a single genomic window includes:
- a CDS encoding CoA transferase subunit A, producing the protein MIRKTVANVKEALKGVKDNMTFMVGGFGLCGIPENAIEELVNLNVKNITCISNNAGVDDFGLGLLLQKRQVKKMVSSYVGENDEFERQMLSGELEVELTPQGTLAEKCRAAQSGFPAFYTPAGYGTEVAEGKETREFNGKMYVLEEAAKADFAFVKAWKGDEAGNLIFKGTARNFNAVMCGAAKITVAEVEELLPAGSLDPNEIHIPGIFVQRIFQGKDYQKRIEQRTVRAKE; encoded by the coding sequence ATGATTAGAAAAACAGTAGCAAACGTTAAAGAAGCCCTTAAAGGCGTAAAAGACAATATGACTTTTATGGTTGGCGGCTTTGGATTATGCGGCATTCCAGAAAACGCAATAGAAGAGCTTGTTAACCTAAACGTTAAAAATATTACGTGCATATCTAACAATGCAGGTGTAGATGATTTTGGACTTGGCTTATTACTACAAAAACGTCAAGTTAAAAAAATGGTATCTTCATATGTTGGTGAAAATGATGAATTTGAAAGACAAATGCTAAGTGGTGAGCTAGAAGTAGAATTAACACCACAAGGCACTTTAGCTGAAAAATGTAGAGCTGCACAATCTGGCTTTCCGGCTTTTTACACTCCTGCCGGCTACGGTACAGAGGTAGCAGAAGGGAAAGAAACAAGAGAGTTTAATGGCAAAATGTATGTTTTAGAGGAAGCTGCTAAAGCCGATTTCGCTTTTGTAAAAGCCTGGAAAGGTGACGAAGCAGGGAACCTTATTTTTAAAGGTACAGCCCGTAACTTTAATGCCGTTATGTGTGGTGCTGCCAAAATAACTGTTGCCGAAGTTGAAGAACTTTTACCAGCAGGAAGTTTAGACCCAAATGAAATTCATATTCCAGGAATATTTGTGCAACGAATTTTTCAAGGAAAAGATTATCAAAAAAGAATAGAACAACGTACTGTTAGAGCTAAAGAGTAA
- a CDS encoding succinate dehydrogenase cytochrome b subunit, protein MSGFFKSSIGRKYAMALSALFLMFFLLQHFAINILSVFSPNAFNEASHFMGTFWAVQYLLQPILIFGVMYHFIMGFILEFKNRQARVVKYAKNNGAANSSWMSRNMIYSGLAILGFLVLHFIDFWLPEINTKYIQGDMSGLLADGEGFRYYEELTHKFVNPLRVGAYVLAFVFLSLHLMHGFSSAFQSSGVSSMRKQKLQAFGKAYAIIIPLGFIFIALFHHFNH, encoded by the coding sequence ATGAGCGGATTTTTTAAATCTTCAATTGGTAGAAAGTATGCGATGGCGCTTTCTGCTTTATTTTTAATGTTTTTTCTACTTCAGCATTTTGCTATTAATATTTTATCGGTGTTTAGTCCAAACGCATTTAATGAGGCTTCTCATTTTATGGGTACTTTTTGGGCTGTGCAGTATTTATTACAACCGATTTTAATTTTTGGAGTAATGTACCATTTTATAATGGGCTTTATTCTTGAATTTAAAAATAGACAAGCAAGAGTGGTAAAGTATGCAAAAAACAATGGAGCAGCTAATTCTAGCTGGATGAGTAGAAATATGATTTATAGCGGTTTGGCTATATTAGGTTTCTTAGTACTACATTTTATAGATTTCTGGTTGCCAGAAATTAACACTAAATACATCCAAGGCGATATGTCTGGATTATTAGCAGATGGTGAAGGCTTTCGTTATTACGAAGAGCTTACACACAAATTTGTTAACCCATTAAGAGTTGGCGCTTATGTTTTGGCATTTGTGTTTTTATCTTTACACCTTATGCACGGATTTAGTTCTGCGTTTCAATCTTCTGGAGTTAGCTCTATGAGAAAACAAAAGCTTCAGGCTTTTGGTAAGGCTTATGCTATAATAATTCCTTTAGGATTTATTTTTATAGCCCTTTTTCATCATTTTAATCATTAA
- a CDS encoding thioredoxin family protein, protein MKKAKHTTQLLALFLFTVVASAQVPKDHNNRERLLGKISKSDLTKNSFENWFTPNYNDYKVDTETINTIKDKLKAYKIVAFMGTWCGDSKRETPPFYKVLEAANYPMENFSLVAVDNAKNNYKKSPGGEEKGLNITHVPTFIFFKNGKEINRIVESPIISLEKDIKAIITGSTYIPNYAE, encoded by the coding sequence ATGAAAAAAGCAAAACACACCACTCAACTTCTAGCGTTATTTTTGTTTACCGTTGTAGCTTCTGCACAGGTACCTAAAGACCACAACAACAGAGAACGCTTACTAGGTAAAATTAGCAAGTCTGACCTAACAAAAAATTCATTTGAAAATTGGTTTACACCCAACTACAACGATTATAAGGTAGACACAGAAACAATAAACACAATAAAAGACAAACTAAAAGCGTACAAAATAGTTGCCTTTATGGGTACCTGGTGCGGTGATAGCAAAAGAGAAACACCACCGTTCTACAAAGTATTAGAAGCAGCAAACTACCCAATGGAAAATTTTAGTTTAGTAGCAGTAGATAATGCAAAAAATAACTATAAAAAAAGCCCAGGAGGAGAAGAAAAAGGGTTAAACATTACACACGTACCTACTTTTATTTTTTTTAAAAACGGTAAAGAAATTAACCGTATTGTAGAATCTCCTATAATAAGCTTAGAAAAAGACATAAAAGCTATTATAACTGGCAGCACATACATTCCTAATTACGCAGAATAG
- a CDS encoding penicillin-binding protein 1A, with the protein MAKAVKKKESKPFFKFIKWFWILFVVGIISVVLIFLLASMNAFGELPDFERLENPQTNLASQIISSDGELLGKYYFEDNRTDVAYEQLPKHLVDALVATEDARYFEHSGIDARGTLRAFFYLGKKGGASTISQQLAKQLFTGQAARGWQRYTQKIKEWVIATRLERQYTKEEIIAMYFNIYDFGNNADGIRSASRIYFGKEPKDLDVKESAMLVGMFKNSSLYNPTPKRNPEGTLNRRNVVLAQMAKYGYITQKEKDSLQKTPLSLNFSPENHKEGLATYFRMYLQGFMSDWAKKNPKPALKGERDKWNLFLDGLKIYTTIDSRMQKNAEVAVERHMTKLQAEFFVQNTPERNKTAPFLDLNKDEVNRILERGMKTSDRWRSMKRNGKSEKEIRAAFKKPIPMKVFSWTTKTKNKDTVMSPLDSIRYHKSFLRTAMMSMEPQTGHVKAWVGGINYKYFQYDNVYSGSRQAGSTFKPFVYAAAIDQLRLSPCDSIMDTQHCIAAGKHGNTDAWCPKNSDGKYSGEMMTLKKALAKSVNSVTAKLIDEVGPAPVVQMAKKLGITKELPEVPSIALGTADMSVYEMVGAYGAFANQGVYVKPVMVTRIEDKNGTVLYEYTPETRDVMSKDVAYAVVNLMEGVTNEGSGARLRSGSSNAKFYKEVMTGHPYELSNPIAGKTGTTQNQSDGWFMGMVPNLVTGVWVGGEDRATHFRSIRYGQGATMALPIWGMYMKANYADKDLGISDKAFTKPKNLSINVDCAKVRKEMQQDQRVDDDIEDLDF; encoded by the coding sequence ATGGCAAAGGCTGTAAAGAAAAAAGAAAGTAAACCATTTTTTAAGTTTATTAAATGGTTTTGGATATTATTTGTTGTAGGTATTATATCTGTGGTACTTATATTTTTATTAGCATCTATGAATGCTTTTGGCGAGTTACCAGATTTTGAACGCTTAGAGAATCCTCAAACAAATTTAGCCAGTCAAATTATCTCCTCAGATGGTGAGTTATTAGGCAAGTACTATTTTGAAGACAACAGAACAGATGTAGCTTACGAGCAATTGCCTAAACATTTAGTAGATGCTTTGGTTGCAACAGAAGATGCTCGTTATTTTGAGCACTCTGGAATAGATGCCCGTGGTACACTAAGAGCATTTTTCTACCTAGGAAAAAAAGGGGGGGCAAGTACAATTTCTCAGCAGCTAGCAAAGCAATTATTTACAGGCCAAGCTGCAAGAGGATGGCAACGTTATACTCAAAAAATTAAAGAATGGGTTATTGCAACTCGTTTAGAGCGCCAGTATACCAAAGAAGAAATTATAGCAATGTACTTTAACATTTATGATTTTGGTAATAATGCAGATGGTATACGTTCTGCTTCTCGTATTTACTTTGGCAAAGAACCTAAAGATTTAGATGTTAAGGAATCTGCGATGCTGGTAGGTATGTTTAAAAATTCATCTTTATACAACCCTACCCCAAAAAGAAACCCAGAAGGAACTTTAAATCGTAGAAATGTAGTGTTAGCGCAAATGGCAAAATATGGCTACATTACTCAAAAAGAAAAAGACTCATTACAAAAAACACCGTTAAGCTTAAACTTTTCTCCAGAAAACCATAAAGAAGGTCTTGCAACGTATTTTAGAATGTATTTACAAGGTTTTATGAGCGATTGGGCAAAAAAGAACCCTAAGCCTGCATTAAAAGGAGAGCGCGACAAATGGAACTTATTTTTAGACGGATTAAAAATCTACACCACTATTGACTCTAGAATGCAGAAAAACGCAGAAGTAGCAGTAGAAAGACATATGACGAAGTTACAAGCTGAGTTTTTTGTTCAAAATACACCAGAACGTAATAAAACCGCTCCATTTTTAGACCTAAACAAGGACGAGGTAAATAGAATACTGGAAAGAGGTATGAAAACTTCAGACCGATGGAGATCTATGAAAAGAAACGGAAAATCTGAAAAGGAAATTAGAGCAGCATTTAAAAAGCCAATTCCAATGAAGGTTTTTAGCTGGACAACCAAAACTAAAAACAAAGACACTGTAATGTCTCCTTTAGACTCTATTAGATATCACAAATCTTTTTTAAGAACAGCTATGATGTCTATGGAACCACAAACAGGACACGTTAAAGCCTGGGTTGGTGGTATAAACTATAAGTATTTTCAGTATGACAATGTATACAGCGGGTCTAGACAAGCAGGTTCTACATTTAAACCGTTTGTGTATGCTGCCGCTATAGACCAATTGCGTTTATCTCCTTGTGATTCTATTATGGACACACAACATTGTATTGCAGCTGGCAAACACGGTAACACAGACGCTTGGTGTCCTAAAAACTCAGACGGTAAGTATTCTGGAGAAATGATGACACTTAAAAAAGCTCTAGCAAAATCCGTAAACTCTGTTACAGCAAAATTAATAGACGAAGTTGGCCCTGCACCAGTAGTACAAATGGCAAAAAAATTAGGCATTACTAAAGAATTGCCAGAAGTACCATCTATTGCACTAGGTACAGCAGATATGAGTGTTTATGAAATGGTTGGTGCATATGGTGCGTTTGCAAACCAAGGTGTGTATGTAAAACCCGTAATGGTTACCAGAATAGAGGATAAAAACGGCACAGTACTTTATGAGTATACTCCAGAAACAAGAGATGTTATGAGTAAAGATGTTGCTTATGCCGTTGTAAACCTAATGGAAGGTGTCACCAACGAAGGCTCTGGTGCCAGACTTAGATCAGGTAGTTCAAATGCAAAATTTTACAAAGAAGTTATGACTGGTCACCCTTACGAACTTAGCAACCCAATTGCTGGTAAAACAGGAACTACACAAAACCAAAGTGATGGTTGGTTTATGGGTATGGTGCCAAACCTAGTTACTGGCGTTTGGGTTGGTGGCGAAGATAGAGCGACCCACTTTAGAAGTATTAGATACGGCCAAGGAGCAACAATGGCTTTACCAATATGGGGTATGTACATGAAAGCAAATTATGCAGATAAAGATTTAGGCATATCAGACAAAGCCTTTACCAAACCTAAAAACCTATCTATTAATGTAGATTGCGCCAAGGTTAGAAAAGAGATGCAACAAGATCAGCGTGTTGATGACGACATAGAAGATCTTGATTTTTAA
- a CDS encoding fumarate reductase/succinate dehydrogenase flavoprotein subunit codes for MSVLDSKVPKGPLKTKWTDYKNHIDLVNPANKRNIDVIVVGTGLAGGSAAATLAELGYNVKTFCYQDSPRRAHSIAAQGGINAAKNYQGDGDSTYRLFYDTVKGGDYRSREANVYRLAEVSANIIDQCVAQGVPFARDYGGLLDNRSFGGVLVSRTFYAKGQTGQQLLLGAYSAMNRQIARGKITPFNRHEMLDVVKVDGKARGIIARNLVTGEIERHSAHAVVIASGGYGNVYFLSTNAMGSNATAAWKIHKKGAFFANPCYTQIHPTCIPRSGDYQSKLTLMSESLRNDGRIWVPKHIEDVKAIREGKKKPTDLSEDERDYYLERRYPAFGNLVPRDVASRAAKERCDAGYGVNATGEAVYLDFASAIERYGKEQAKIHNITNASKEKIYDLGKAIVEAKYGNLFQMYEKIVDQDPYKTPMMIYPAVHYTMGGVWVDYNLMTTVDGLYCIGEANFSDHGANRLGASALMQGLADGYFVLPYTIGDYLSHEIRTGKIPTDTPEFDAAEKEVKDKIDFFVNNNGKHSVDYYHKKLGNIMWEKCGMSRNAEGLKEAMVEIKALREDFYKNVSVPGNANELNSELEKAGRVADFLELGELFAKDALVREESCGGHFREESVELDGEQKGEAKRNDEEFAFVSAWEYKGEPGDAVLHKEELEFNEIELKQRSYK; via the coding sequence ATGTCTGTATTAGATTCTAAAGTACCTAAAGGCCCTCTTAAAACTAAGTGGACCGATTATAAAAACCATATAGATTTAGTTAACCCAGCTAACAAGCGTAACATAGATGTTATTGTTGTTGGTACAGGTTTAGCTGGTGGTTCTGCTGCTGCTACTTTAGCAGAGTTGGGCTACAATGTAAAAACATTTTGCTACCAAGATTCTCCGCGTAGAGCACACTCTATTGCGGCACAAGGTGGTATAAATGCAGCAAAAAATTACCAAGGAGATGGAGACTCTACCTACCGTTTGTTTTATGACACGGTTAAAGGTGGTGATTATCGTTCTCGTGAAGCAAACGTTTATCGTTTGGCTGAGGTATCAGCAAATATAATAGACCAGTGTGTTGCTCAAGGGGTTCCTTTTGCACGTGATTATGGCGGATTGTTAGACAACCGTTCTTTTGGTGGTGTATTAGTTTCTAGAACTTTTTATGCTAAAGGACAAACAGGTCAGCAATTGTTGTTAGGAGCATATTCTGCAATGAACAGACAAATTGCGCGTGGTAAAATTACTCCATTCAATCGTCATGAAATGCTAGACGTTGTTAAGGTAGATGGTAAAGCTCGTGGTATTATTGCTCGTAACTTAGTTACTGGTGAAATAGAACGTCATTCTGCTCATGCAGTAGTAATTGCCTCTGGTGGTTATGGTAATGTATATTTCTTATCTACCAATGCAATGGGTTCTAACGCAACAGCTGCTTGGAAAATACACAAAAAGGGAGCGTTTTTCGCAAACCCTTGCTACACGCAAATTCACCCAACTTGTATACCTCGTTCAGGAGACTATCAATCTAAATTAACATTGATGTCTGAGTCTTTACGTAATGATGGTCGTATTTGGGTTCCAAAGCATATTGAAGACGTTAAAGCAATTCGTGAAGGCAAGAAAAAGCCAACCGATTTGTCTGAAGATGAAAGAGATTATTACTTAGAAAGAAGATATCCTGCATTTGGTAACTTAGTACCGCGTGATGTTGCGTCTAGAGCAGCAAAAGAACGTTGTGATGCTGGTTACGGTGTTAACGCAACTGGTGAGGCAGTTTATTTAGATTTTGCTTCTGCAATTGAGCGTTACGGTAAAGAACAGGCTAAAATTCACAATATTACAAATGCATCTAAAGAAAAGATATACGATTTAGGTAAGGCTATTGTTGAGGCTAAATACGGTAACTTGTTCCAGATGTATGAGAAAATTGTAGATCAAGATCCATACAAAACACCAATGATGATTTACCCAGCGGTACATTACACAATGGGTGGTGTTTGGGTAGATTATAACTTAATGACTACTGTAGACGGTTTATACTGTATTGGTGAGGCTAACTTCTCTGATCACGGTGCAAACAGACTAGGAGCTTCTGCTTTAATGCAAGGTTTAGCAGATGGTTATTTTGTGTTGCCTTACACAATTGGAGATTATTTATCGCATGAGATTAGAACGGGTAAAATACCTACTGACACTCCAGAGTTTGATGCTGCTGAAAAAGAGGTTAAAGATAAAATTGACTTCTTTGTAAACAATAACGGTAAACACTCTGTAGATTATTACCATAAGAAATTAGGTAATATTATGTGGGAGAAATGTGGTATGTCTCGTAATGCTGAAGGGTTAAAAGAGGCAATGGTGGAAATTAAAGCACTACGTGAAGATTTCTATAAAAATGTAAGTGTACCTGGTAATGCTAATGAGTTAAATAGCGAATTAGAGAAAGCAGGCCGTGTGGCAGATTTCTTAGAATTAGGTGAGTTGTTTGCTAAAGATGCACTTGTTAGAGAGGAATCTTGTGGTGGGCACTTTAGAGAAGAATCTGTAGAATTAGACGGCGAACAAAAAGGAGAAGCTAAGCGTAACGATGAAGAGTTTGCTTTTGTTTCTGCTTGGGAATATAAAGGAGAACCTGGTGATGCTGTATTGCATAAAGAGGAGCTAGAGTTCAATGAAATAGAATTAAAACAACGTTCATACAAATAA
- a CDS encoding RimK family alpha-L-glutamate ligase: MDIGLLSVSMGVYSTRRIAQEAEKRGHYIELVDHTKCSVKLGATTPKIYLNEEDITNEFDAIIPRIGNKVTRHGAAVVREFELNGVFTTVKSLSIIKARNKVKTLQIMTRCGVPVPETLFSINPNNIESQIALLGGTPVIIKLQEGTQGLGVILAETKKSAKSIIDTFYKMDTSILIQKFIKESNGEDIRIFIVGNKIVASMKRTSEAGEFRSNVHRGATVQAIEPTAYECKIALRAVKQLDLGVAGVDLIRSKNGPLLIEVNASPGLEGIESATGVNVAKKIIEYVEKNAFKRRK, translated from the coding sequence ATGGACATTGGCTTACTTTCTGTTAGTATGGGCGTGTACTCTACACGAAGAATTGCACAAGAAGCAGAAAAGCGCGGGCATTATATAGAGCTCGTAGACCACACCAAATGCTCTGTAAAATTAGGAGCAACTACTCCTAAAATTTATTTAAACGAAGAAGATATCACCAATGAGTTTGATGCCATTATTCCTAGAATAGGAAATAAAGTAACTAGGCACGGTGCGGCTGTGGTTAGGGAGTTTGAGTTAAATGGCGTTTTTACCACAGTAAAATCTTTAAGCATAATAAAGGCACGAAACAAAGTAAAAACATTGCAAATAATGACCAGGTGTGGCGTACCTGTCCCAGAAACATTATTTTCTATTAATCCTAATAACATTGAGTCTCAAATAGCACTGCTTGGTGGCACACCTGTAATTATTAAGTTGCAAGAAGGCACACAGGGACTTGGTGTAATTTTAGCAGAAACCAAAAAATCTGCAAAATCTATTATAGATACTTTTTACAAAATGGATACAAGTATCTTAATTCAGAAATTTATTAAAGAATCTAACGGAGAAGACATAAGAATTTTTATAGTTGGCAATAAAATTGTAGCTAGTATGAAAAGAACCAGTGAAGCGGGCGAATTTAGGTCTAATGTTCACAGAGGTGCCACTGTACAAGCAATAGAACCAACCGCATATGAATGTAAAATAGCACTTAGAGCAGTAAAACAACTAGACCTTGGTGTTGCTGGTGTAGATTTAATACGATCTAAAAACGGCCCATTACTTATTGAGGTTAATGCATCTCCAGGGTTAGAAGGCATAGAAAGTGCAACAGGTGTTAATGTTGCCAAAAAAATTATTGAATACGTAGAAAAAAATGCTTTTAAAAGACGAAAATAA
- a CDS encoding 3-oxoacid CoA-transferase subunit B produces MLDKNGIAKRIAKEVQDGFYVNLGIGIPTLVANFVNNDISVEFQSENGVLGMGPFPFEGEEDADIINAGKQTITTLPGASFFDSATSFGMIRGQHVDLTILGAMEVSENGDIANWKIPGKMVKGMGGAMDLVASAENIIVAMMHTNRAGESKLLDKCTLPLTGVGCVKKIVTNLAVLEVTKEGFLLLERAPGVTVDEIKKATKGTLIVDGDVPEMDI; encoded by the coding sequence ATGCTAGATAAAAACGGAATAGCTAAACGCATTGCAAAAGAAGTACAAGACGGGTTTTACGTGAATTTAGGTATTGGCATACCTACTTTAGTAGCTAATTTTGTAAACAATGATATAAGTGTTGAGTTTCAGAGTGAAAATGGCGTATTGGGCATGGGCCCTTTCCCTTTTGAAGGAGAAGAAGATGCTGATATCATTAATGCTGGTAAACAAACCATAACAACTTTACCAGGAGCTTCTTTTTTTGACTCTGCAACAAGTTTTGGTATGATTAGAGGGCAACACGTAGACCTTACTATTTTAGGCGCTATGGAAGTTTCTGAAAACGGAGATATTGCCAACTGGAAAATACCTGGAAAAATGGTAAAAGGTATGGGTGGGGCTATGGACTTAGTTGCATCTGCAGAAAATATTATTGTTGCTATGATGCACACCAACAGAGCAGGAGAGTCTAAATTATTAGACAAATGTACCTTACCTTTAACTGGTGTTGGTTGTGTAAAAAAAATAGTAACAAACCTAGCTGTTTTAGAGGTTACTAAAGAAGGGTTTTTACTTTTAGAGCGCGCTCCAGGTGTAACTGTAGATGAAATAAAGAAAGCCACAAAGGGTACTTTAATTGTAGATGGAGACGTTCCTGAAATGGATATTTAA
- a CDS encoding succinate dehydrogenase/fumarate reductase iron-sulfur subunit: MNLTLKIWRQKDAQSKGKMVDYKVTEISEHMSFLEMMDVLNEQLINSGEEPVAFDHDCREGICGMCSMYINGEAHGPDRGVTTCQLHMRMFKDGDTITIEPFRAKAFPVLKDLVVDRGAFDRIQHAGGYISVNTSGNTQDANAIPISKHAADEAMDAATCIGCGACVASCKNSSAMLFVGAKVSQYALLPQGQVEAVDRVKNMVAQMDLEGFGNCTNTGACEVECPKGISLENIARMNREFLSANIKG, encoded by the coding sequence ATGAATTTAACACTTAAAATTTGGCGTCAAAAAGATGCTCAGTCGAAAGGTAAAATGGTCGATTATAAAGTGACTGAGATCTCAGAACATATGTCTTTCTTAGAAATGATGGATGTTTTAAACGAACAATTAATTAACTCTGGTGAAGAGCCAGTAGCTTTTGATCATGACTGCCGTGAGGGTATTTGTGGTATGTGTTCTATGTATATTAATGGTGAAGCACACGGTCCGGATAGGGGTGTAACTACTTGTCAATTGCATATGCGTATGTTTAAAGACGGTGATACCATTACAATAGAACCTTTTAGAGCAAAAGCTTTTCCTGTTTTAAAAGATTTAGTTGTAGATAGAGGTGCTTTTGATCGTATACAGCACGCAGGTGGTTACATATCTGTAAATACTTCTGGTAATACGCAAGATGCTAATGCTATTCCTATTTCTAAGCACGCTGCAGATGAGGCTATGGATGCTGCAACTTGTATTGGTTGTGGTGCTTGTGTAGCAAGTTGTAAAAACTCTTCTGCTATGTTATTTGTTGGTGCTAAAGTATCTCAGTATGCTTTATTACCACAAGGGCAAGTTGAAGCTGTAGACCGTGTTAAAAATATGGTTGCTCAAATGGATTTAGAAGGTTTTGGTAACTGTACAAATACTGGAGCATGTGAAGTAGAGTGTCCTAAAGGAATTTCTTTAGAAAACATTGCACGTATGAATCGTGAGTTTTTATCTGCAAACATTAAAGGATAA
- a CDS encoding gliding motility lipoprotein GldH, whose protein sequence is MLRNSFIIFLLVLLGACNSNIIETKYKATKNGVWNKDEIMSFSFNAPDTISRYNVFINLRNDNTFPYSNLFLISELSFPNGTVIKDTLEYQMAEPNGEWLGKGNGSIKENKLWLKENIVFPENGVYTLQISQAMRKNGNVNGIVNLEGITDVGYQIEKIKE, encoded by the coding sequence ATGCTAAGAAATAGTTTTATCATTTTTTTACTTGTACTCTTAGGTGCCTGCAACTCTAACATTATAGAAACCAAATACAAGGCAACTAAAAATGGCGTTTGGAATAAAGATGAAATAATGAGTTTTTCATTTAATGCACCAGACACAATTAGCAGGTATAATGTATTTATCAACCTAAGAAATGACAATACATTTCCTTACAGTAACTTATTTTTAATATCAGAGTTAAGTTTTCCTAACGGAACTGTTATTAAAGACACCTTAGAATACCAAATGGCAGAGCCTAATGGTGAGTGGCTAGGTAAAGGAAACGGAAGTATTAAAGAAAATAAGCTTTGGCTTAAAGAAAACATCGTTTTTCCAGAAAATGGCGTATATACATTACAAATTTCACAAGCTATGCGCAAAAATGGCAATGTAAACGGCATAGTAAATTTAGAAGGCATCACTGATGTTGGGTATCAAATAGAAAAAATTAAAGAATAG
- a CDS encoding succinylglutamate desuccinylase/aspartoacylase family protein → MLLKDENKTITIGTESVKPGQEKLVNIKIDRLPTGTIIDIPIYVFNAKNPGPTLLVQAGLHGDEINGIEIVRRMLDKKYFNVNKGCIIAVPILNIFGFIHFSRELPDGKDVNRSFPGSKSGSLASRIAYHFTKEIFPQIDFGVDLHTGGGSRSNYPQTRYTAADKNSEELAAIFNAPFTFSSDLIPKSFRKTAFTKGIPTIVYEAGESMRFDEYSIEQGVQGILNILHHFKMINKTEALLPEKEETVYLTNRKWLRAPTAGMFLPKIKNGSDIKKGAVIGIVTDAFSKRNKEIKAPFNGCVFCINHQAVVNQGEALFHIGELAK, encoded by the coding sequence ATGCTTTTAAAAGACGAAAATAAAACCATAACCATTGGTACTGAAAGTGTAAAACCAGGACAAGAAAAACTGGTAAACATAAAAATAGACAGGTTACCAACAGGTACTATTATAGATATTCCTATTTATGTATTTAACGCCAAAAACCCTGGCCCTACCTTATTAGTGCAAGCAGGGCTACATGGCGATGAAATAAATGGCATAGAAATAGTGCGCAGAATGTTAGATAAAAAATATTTTAATGTTAATAAAGGATGCATAATAGCAGTTCCTATTTTAAATATTTTTGGATTTATTCATTTTTCTAGAGAATTACCAGATGGTAAAGATGTTAATAGAAGTTTTCCTGGATCAAAATCTGGCTCATTAGCAAGTAGAATAGCATATCACTTTACAAAAGAAATATTTCCTCAAATAGATTTTGGAGTTGATTTACACACTGGTGGCGGCAGCAGATCTAATTATCCTCAAACACGTTATACGGCAGCAGACAAAAATAGTGAAGAGCTTGCGGCTATTTTTAATGCTCCATTTACTTTTTCATCAGACCTTATACCTAAATCTTTTAGAAAAACAGCTTTTACAAAAGGAATACCCACTATTGTTTATGAAGCTGGCGAAAGTATGCGTTTTGATGAATATTCTATTGAACAAGGTGTACAAGGCATTTTAAACATTCTACATCATTTTAAAATGATTAATAAAACTGAAGCCTTACTTCCTGAAAAAGAAGAAACAGTATATTTAACCAACAGAAAATGGTTACGCGCTCCTACTGCTGGTATGTTTTTACCTAAAATTAAAAATGGAAGCGATATTAAAAAAGGCGCTGTTATTGGTATTGTAACTGATGCCTTTTCTAAACGAAATAAAGAAATTAAAGCTCCTTTTAATGGCTGTGTTTTTTGTATCAATCATCAGGCTGTAGTTAATCAGGGAGAAGCACTTTTTCACATTGGAGAATTGGCCAAATAA